From the genome of Spinacia oleracea cultivar Varoflay chromosome 2, BTI_SOV_V1, whole genome shotgun sequence, one region includes:
- the LOC130467272 gene encoding uncharacterized protein, protein MAYAVLIAARKLRPYFDAHTIEVLTNFPLEKAISKLDTSGRLLKWAIELSEFDLEFRPRTAIKAQALADFIVEASYQEDEVQAVVWDVSVDGSAAQTGSGAGIIMKSPTGDIFEYAIKFMFNASNNEAEYEAAIVGIQMCLAADAKRVILTTDSQLVASQFSGEYEAKEPSMVKYLEKLRSVSAQLEKFSINLVPRAENTLADALSKLASSNVADLKRTVMMEVMNKRSTESEVIRVMAITTTSEWYDNIQTYKQTGALPADLAEAKKTKRDAVWYIILWGRLYKKSFSLPFLRCLTAFESARLIEELHEGTCGNHAGGKPLAIICQRQGYYCPTMLEDCRAYVKKCEKCQKFSAVINLPANDLMPILNPIPFAQWGMDIVGPFPMAAGGRKFLIVAVDYFTKWIEAEPVAKITANQVKKFIWKNIITRFGLPQAIVFDHGSQFDCAPIQCFLGLYRVKLAHSSVCHPQSNGQAEAANKQILAALKKKLEDCKGKWANLMPEILWCNRTAIKEATGESPFKLSFRSEAIIPAEMALPTMRIQHYDEERNDQLLRHQLDFMPEIRMKAEITSAAYKSRMSRAYNKKVKHRPLGVGDLVRRRTAATGKGNAQGKLTAN, encoded by the coding sequence ATGGCATATGCAGTCCTCATCGCGGCTAGAAAGTTAAGACCATACTTTGATGCGCATACAATCGAAGTGCTAACAAACTTTCCTCTCGAAAAAGCCATCAGCAAGCTAGATACATCAGGCCGGTTGCTAAAATGGGCAATAGAGTTGTCCGAGTTTGACTTGGAATTCCGGCCAAGAACTGCAATCAAAGCCCAGGCATTGGCGGACTTCATAGTTGAAGCGTCATACCAAGAAGATGAAGTACAAGCTGTAGTATGGGATGTGTCAGTGGATGGTTCAGCTGCACAGACAGGCAGTGGGGCTGGAATAATCATGAAATCGCCAACAGGAGACATTTTTGAGTATGCTATAAAATTTATGTTCAACGCGTCAAATAACGAGGCAGAATACGAGGCAGCAATTGTCGGCATCCAAATGTGCCTCGCAGCAGATGCCAAAAGAGTAATACTGACAACAGACTCCCAGCTGGTAGCAAGTCAATTCAGCGGAGAATATGAGGCCAAAGAACCTTCAATGGTCAAATACCTGGAGAAGCTGAGGTCAGTGTCGGCTCAGCTAGAGAAATTCAGCATTAATCTGGTACCCCGAGCAGAAAACACACTGGCAGACGCACTATCAAAGttagcaagttcaaatgtcGCCGACTTGAAAAGAACAGTCATGATGGAAGTCATGAATAAGCGAAGTACGGAGTCGGAGGTAATACGGGTCATGGCCATCACAACTACCTCAGAATGGTACGATAATATCCAAACATACAAACAGACTGGAGCCCTACCAGCAGATTTGGCAGAAGCCAAAAAGACAAAAAGGGACGCGGTTTGGTACATCATCCTGTGGGGACGGTTGTACAAAAAGTCATTTAGCCTACCATTCTTAAGGTGCCTGACAGCATTCGAGTCAGCAAGGCTGATCGAAGAGTTGCACGAAGGAACATGTGGGAACCATGCCGGTGGAAAACCCCTTGCCATCATCTGTCAAAGGCAAGGCTATTACTGTCCAACAATGTTAGAAGATTGTCGAGCTTATGTAAAAAAGTGCGAGAAATGTCAAAAGTTTTCAGCTGTGATAAACTTGCCAGCCAATGATTTGATGCCCATTCTGAACCCAAtcccattcgcacagtggggaatggatattgTTGGACCATTCCCAATGGCGGCTGGAGGGCGCAAGTTCTTAATAGTAGCAGTggactacttcaccaagtggatagaagcagagcCGGTAGCAAAAATAACGGCAAACCAGGTGAAAAAGTTCatatggaaaaatataataacaagatTCGGGCTGCCGCAGGCAATAGTTTTTGATCATGGATCACAGTTTGATTGTGCACCCATACAATGCTTCCTGGGATTATACAGAGTAAAGTTAGCTCACTCGTCAGTATGTCACCCCCAGAGCAATGGGCAAGCAGAGGCGGCGAATAAGCAAATCCTGGCTGCACTGAAAAAGAAGCTAGAGGACTGTAAAGGCAAATGGGCAAATCTTATGCCAGAAATTCTGTGGTGCAACAGAACTGCTATCAAGGAGGCTACCGGCGAGAGTCCATTTAAGTTAAGCTTCAGGTCTGAGGCTATCATACCGGCAGAAATGGCTCTGCCAACCATGCGAATCCAGCATTACGATGAGGAGAGAAACGATCAGCTGCTGCGACATCAGTTGGATTTCATGCCTGAAATCCGCATGAAAGCAGAAATCACTTCGGCAGCATACAAAAGTAGAATGAGCAGagcatacaacaagaaagtgaaACACCGGCCTCTAGGAGTAGGAGACCTGGTACGGCGGAGAACGGCGGCAACAGGAAAAGGAAATGCTCAAGGAAAGCTGACAGCCAATTGA